The following are encoded in a window of Pseudomonas sp. JQ170C genomic DNA:
- the lapG gene encoding cysteine protease LapG: MRRLGLAVVLGCLLLGSLQADWDFSQISRRAQSLYGPMGAGQGRIDAWQNLLTTQKQGSEAEQLKRVNLFFNHQLRYVEDIDLWREVDYWATPIQSLIKGAGDCEDYAIAKYFSLRRMGVPADKLRITYVKALRQNRAHMVLTYYSSPNAMPLVLDSLMDAIKPASERTDLLPVYSFNGEGLWLTGAGGNKKVGDTKRLSRWQDLLKKMQAEGFPAEPVY, translated from the coding sequence ATGCGCCGGCTGGGCCTTGCCGTCGTGCTCGGCTGCCTGCTGCTGGGCAGCTTGCAGGCCGATTGGGACTTCTCCCAGATCAGCCGTCGCGCCCAGTCCCTGTACGGACCAATGGGGGCGGGACAAGGTCGTATCGATGCCTGGCAGAATCTGTTGACCACACAGAAGCAGGGCAGCGAGGCCGAGCAGCTCAAACGGGTCAATCTGTTCTTCAACCACCAGCTGCGCTATGTCGAAGATATCGACCTGTGGCGCGAGGTCGACTATTGGGCAACGCCCATACAGTCCCTGATCAAGGGGGCGGGCGATTGCGAAGACTATGCTATCGCCAAGTACTTCAGCCTGCGGCGTATGGGCGTGCCGGCGGATAAGCTGCGCATTACCTACGTCAAGGCACTGCGTCAGAACCGCGCGCACATGGTCCTGACCTACTATTCGAGCCCCAATGCCATGCCGCTGGTACTCGATAGCTTGATGGATGCGATCAAGCCCGCCAGTGAGCGTACCGACCTGCTGCCGGTCTATTCCTTCAATGGTGAAGGACTGTGGCTGACGGGGGCAGGGGGCAACAAGAAGGTCGGCGACACGAAACGCTTGTCACGCTGGCAGGATCTACTGAAAAAGATGCAGGCCGAAGGTTTCCCGGCCGAGCCGGTTTACTAA
- a CDS encoding TonB-dependent siderophore receptor translates to MGNAIRAALLGTALGVAALPTQALAEQAGSVSQQYSIPAGSLNEVLNQFARQAGITLSSTPQLTEGLQSPGLSGSYSADQGLRQLLNGSGLEASSQDGSSYVLHAQAQDAALALPSTEVREFALGNALGSMEGYNATHSQVATKTSMALLETSQSVSVVTRQQMDDQGSQTVAQAMRYTPGVLTNPYGATHRYDYVAMRGFNDGSVDNIYLDGLKSMGDNGTYSTMQVDPYFLERIDILKGPSSVLYGRSSPGGLVALTSKKPLYEPFRQVQATVGTQGQRGAGFDFSGPLDEDKRIAYRLTGLADASDTQFDHNKEERYALAPSVSINFSEDTSLTLQAYLQHDPNGGYHGALPADGALHPRNGLRLSDHFFEGEPDSDNYERTQQSFSYQFEHRFNDVFTARQNFRYQDSDVSMDQVYFAGWADPATNEMNRAYTGGDERLHSFIVDNMLQAEFFTGSAKHTLLTGADYQRRKALVDWRYGTVNSLDAGNPQYGNGDLQILGENRYLRRLQQTGVYMQDLIELDNWRFSLGLRQDWVKTSEENRDIEGSRVSDSPTKLTGRAGVLYVFDNGIAPYISYSESFNPNSVSDQNGKPLAPTEGTQWETGIKYQPPGTDNLFTASVFHIEQENLASKQPNEDFYRPVGAVRSQGLELEAHVQVSDNLKVLGSYTFTDIEYSKAMPSLVAADLDNNGNSPTQAPRHMASLWADYNFRQGALDGLRLGGGVRYVGYSWVDAENTMKVPSYTLFDASVGYDLGKVGLKGMDVRVNANNLTNESYIASCASLSYCYMGEERNVSATVSYQF, encoded by the coding sequence CTGGGCAACGCAATCCGCGCCGCCCTGCTCGGCACCGCCCTGGGTGTGGCTGCATTGCCCACCCAGGCGCTGGCGGAACAGGCCGGTAGTGTGAGCCAGCAATACAGCATCCCGGCCGGCTCGCTCAACGAAGTGCTCAACCAGTTCGCCCGTCAGGCGGGTATTACCCTGTCGAGTACGCCCCAGCTAACCGAGGGCTTGCAATCACCTGGCCTGTCGGGCAGCTACAGTGCCGACCAGGGCTTGCGCCAGTTGCTCAATGGTTCCGGGCTCGAAGCCAGCAGCCAGGATGGCAGCAGCTATGTGTTGCATGCTCAGGCGCAGGACGCCGCCCTGGCCCTACCCTCCACCGAGGTGCGCGAGTTTGCGCTGGGCAACGCACTGGGTAGCATGGAGGGCTACAACGCGACCCACAGCCAGGTCGCGACCAAGACCAGTATGGCGCTGCTGGAAACCTCACAATCGGTGTCGGTGGTGACCCGCCAGCAGATGGACGATCAGGGCTCGCAGACCGTGGCCCAGGCCATGCGCTACACCCCCGGGGTACTGACCAACCCCTACGGCGCGACTCACCGCTACGACTACGTGGCCATGCGCGGCTTCAACGATGGCTCTGTGGATAACATCTACCTGGACGGCCTTAAGTCCATGGGGGACAACGGCACCTACAGCACGATGCAGGTCGACCCGTACTTCCTCGAGCGCATCGACATTCTCAAGGGGCCCTCCTCGGTGCTCTATGGCCGCAGTTCGCCGGGCGGCCTGGTTGCCCTTACCAGCAAGAAGCCGCTGTATGAGCCGTTCCGCCAGGTGCAGGCGACGGTGGGCACGCAGGGTCAGCGGGGCGCCGGGTTCGACTTCAGCGGCCCGCTGGATGAGGACAAGCGCATCGCCTATCGCCTGACCGGCCTCGCCGACGCTTCCGACACCCAGTTCGATCACAACAAGGAAGAGCGCTACGCCTTGGCGCCTTCGGTCAGCATCAACTTCAGCGAAGACACCTCACTGACCCTGCAGGCCTACCTGCAACACGACCCCAACGGCGGCTACCACGGTGCCCTGCCGGCAGATGGCGCCCTGCATCCACGCAATGGCCTGCGGCTGTCCGATCACTTCTTCGAGGGCGAGCCCGACAGCGACAACTACGAGCGTACTCAGCAGTCCTTCAGCTATCAGTTCGAGCATCGCTTCAACGATGTCTTCACCGCACGACAGAACTTCCGCTACCAGGATTCAGACGTGTCGATGGACCAGGTCTACTTTGCCGGCTGGGCCGACCCCGCTACCAACGAGATGAACCGCGCCTATACCGGCGGTGACGAGCGGCTGCATTCATTCATCGTCGACAATATGCTGCAAGCCGAATTCTTCACGGGCTCCGCCAAGCACACCTTGCTCACCGGTGCCGACTATCAGCGCCGCAAGGCGCTCGTGGACTGGCGCTACGGCACCGTCAACAGCCTGGACGCCGGGAACCCGCAGTACGGCAATGGTGACCTGCAGATCCTGGGTGAAAACCGTTACCTGCGCCGCCTGCAGCAGACCGGCGTGTACATGCAGGACCTCATCGAACTGGACAACTGGCGCTTCTCCCTGGGCCTGCGGCAGGACTGGGTGAAGACCTCCGAGGAAAATCGCGATATCGAAGGCAGCCGCGTCAGCGATTCGCCGACCAAGCTCACCGGCCGCGCGGGTGTGCTGTATGTCTTCGACAATGGCATCGCGCCGTACATCAGCTACTCCGAGTCGTTCAACCCCAACAGCGTCTCCGACCAGAACGGCAAGCCGCTGGCACCTACCGAAGGCACCCAGTGGGAAACCGGTATCAAGTACCAGCCACCGGGTACCGACAATCTGTTCACCGCGTCGGTGTTCCACATCGAGCAGGAGAACCTGGCCTCCAAGCAACCGAACGAGGACTTCTATCGCCCGGTGGGTGCGGTTCGCTCCCAAGGCCTGGAGCTTGAGGCCCACGTGCAGGTCAGCGACAACCTCAAGGTGCTGGGCAGCTACACCTTCACCGACATCGAGTACTCCAAGGCGATGCCAAGCCTGGTAGCCGCCGACCTCGACAACAACGGCAACTCGCCCACCCAGGCGCCGCGGCACATGGCGTCACTGTGGGCTGACTACAACTTCCGCCAAGGTGCCCTGGACGGACTTCGTCTTGGGGGTGGCGTGCGGTATGTGGGCTATAGCTGGGTCGATGCCGAGAACACCATGAAGGTGCCCTCCTACACCCTGTTCGATGCCTCGGTCGGCTATGACCTGGGCAAGGTCGGCCTCAAGGGCATGGATGTGCGGGTCAATGCCAACAACCTGACCAATGAGAGCTACATCGCCTCTTGTGCCAGCCTGAGCTACTGCTACATGGGCGAAGAGCGCAACGTCAGCGCAACGGTCAGCTATCAGTTCTGA
- a CDS encoding PepSY-associated TM helix domain-containing protein, which produces MRHLYVLLHRYLGLVTALFLAMAGLTGSVLAFHHELDEWLNPSFYDAPAVGERQQPGALVDKVQAEHPRLQVWYMEYPNEPAHAALLAAVPRNDPASGQPYAEKNTVFYLDPVSGQTLGQRYWGECCFSRENFMPFMLELHYSLTLPGNWGILLMGVVAILWVLDCFIAVLLTLPRGRPFWRKWSTAWKIKGGHAYRMNMDIHRAGGLWLWLLLVPVAISSVAMNLPAQVFKPAVSLFSPVAPSVYEARGGLPKDELGQTLLTYQQAYQLAQQEGQRLGLTAPIGELYYSFEYNFYGAGFGQHDTDAQGKSWLFFHGTDGRLLDKEIAGQGTLGERFYRLQLPIHGGRIIGMTGQVLIAVLGVMIAVLSLTGVYIWWRKLQARRNSRARKV; this is translated from the coding sequence ATGCGTCATCTCTACGTTCTACTGCACCGCTACCTTGGCCTGGTCACGGCCCTGTTTCTGGCCATGGCTGGCCTCACCGGCAGTGTGCTGGCCTTTCATCACGAGCTGGACGAATGGCTCAACCCCTCCTTCTATGACGCCCCTGCGGTGGGTGAGCGACAGCAACCGGGCGCGCTTGTGGATAAGGTTCAAGCCGAGCATCCGCGACTGCAGGTCTGGTACATGGAGTACCCGAACGAGCCTGCGCATGCCGCGCTGCTGGCAGCCGTGCCACGCAATGACCCGGCGTCCGGGCAGCCCTACGCCGAGAAGAACACAGTCTTCTACCTCGACCCGGTCAGCGGGCAGACACTCGGCCAGCGCTACTGGGGCGAGTGCTGCTTCTCGCGTGAGAACTTCATGCCGTTCATGCTCGAGCTGCACTACAGCCTGACCCTGCCAGGCAACTGGGGGATTCTGTTGATGGGCGTGGTGGCGATTCTCTGGGTGCTCGACTGCTTCATCGCCGTGTTGCTGACGCTGCCGCGGGGGCGGCCGTTCTGGCGCAAGTGGTCCACTGCCTGGAAGATCAAGGGTGGGCATGCATATCGGATGAATATGGATATCCACAGGGCTGGTGGTTTATGGCTGTGGTTGTTGCTGGTGCCGGTGGCAATCAGCAGCGTGGCGATGAACTTGCCTGCCCAAGTGTTCAAGCCGGCGGTGTCGTTGTTCTCGCCTGTGGCGCCAAGCGTCTATGAGGCCCGAGGCGGCCTGCCGAAGGATGAGTTGGGGCAGACGCTGCTGACTTATCAACAGGCCTATCAGTTGGCTCAGCAGGAGGGTCAGCGCCTGGGGCTGACGGCACCGATCGGCGAGCTGTATTACAGCTTCGAGTACAACTTCTACGGCGCAGGCTTTGGCCAGCACGATACCGATGCCCAGGGTAAGTCCTGGCTGTTCTTTCACGGCACCGACGGGCGGTTGCTGGATAAAGAGATCGCCGGGCAAGGCACGCTGGGGGAACGCTTCTACCGCTTGCAGTTACCCATACATGGCGGACGCATCATTGGCATGACGGGCCAGGTGTTGATTGCGGTGCTGGGGGTGATGATTGCAGTGCTGTCGTTGACCGGGGTGTACATCTGGTGGCGCAAGCTGCAGGCGCGGCGCAATAGCAGAGCAAGGAAGGTATAA
- a CDS encoding LysR family transcriptional regulator, protein MRRKIPSTAALVCFEAAARHESFTKASQELSLTQGAVCRQVAGLEEFLNVELFRRSRRGVKLTEAGLSYSRRVAAQLDAVERDTLSVMGQQGANVIELAVVPTFGTQWLLPRLKDFQLRHPEVTVNLTNRTRPFLFADTNFDAAIYFGDADWSGTQSHRLMGENPVPVCSPALLGGAGELDPEQLAQLPLLQQTTRPYAWRQWFNSLDMNVPRDMTGPRYELFSMLAQAAMHEMGVALIPPFLIQRELAEGRLVVANRHALSSIKAYYLMIPERKVESASLRAFRDWLVAEAGRYTATHKDHSNNSTP, encoded by the coding sequence ATGCGACGCAAGATCCCCAGTACCGCAGCCCTGGTATGTTTCGAGGCCGCAGCCCGGCACGAGAGCTTTACCAAGGCCTCCCAGGAGTTGTCCCTGACTCAGGGCGCCGTCTGTCGGCAAGTCGCCGGCCTGGAGGAGTTTCTCAACGTCGAGCTGTTCCGTCGCTCGCGTCGCGGGGTAAAGCTCACCGAGGCAGGGCTTTCCTATAGCCGTCGCGTAGCGGCACAACTGGACGCCGTAGAGCGCGACACCTTGTCGGTAATGGGCCAGCAGGGCGCCAATGTGATCGAGCTGGCCGTGGTACCGACCTTCGGCACCCAATGGCTGTTGCCCAGGCTCAAGGACTTCCAGCTGCGTCACCCCGAGGTCACCGTCAACCTCACCAACCGCACCCGACCGTTCCTGTTTGCCGACACCAATTTCGATGCCGCCATCTATTTTGGCGATGCCGACTGGTCGGGTACGCAGTCCCATCGACTCATGGGGGAGAATCCGGTACCGGTCTGCAGCCCGGCGCTGCTGGGTGGAGCAGGGGAGCTAGACCCCGAACAGCTCGCACAACTGCCTCTACTGCAACAGACCACACGCCCCTACGCCTGGCGCCAATGGTTCAACAGCCTCGACATGAACGTCCCAAGGGACATGACCGGCCCACGCTATGAGCTATTCTCGATGCTTGCGCAGGCGGCCATGCATGAGATGGGGGTGGCGCTGATTCCACCGTTCCTGATCCAGCGCGAATTGGCAGAAGGGCGCCTGGTTGTCGCCAACCGGCATGCGCTGTCAAGCATCAAGGCGTATTACCTGATGATCCCGGAGCGAAAGGTGGAATCTGCATCTTTGCGCGCTTTTCGCGACTGGCTAGTAGCCGAAGCCGGCCGCTATACCGCTACCCACAAGGATCACAGCAATAACTCGACCCCGTAG
- a CDS encoding FecR domain-containing protein has protein sequence MSALNPAPRVVKQAIHWMLKLRENGNSPHLLQQCEHWRAAHQEHELAWQRVQSLHQELNLRSLPGASVALQTLENSNQRLHRRQALKLLSGVVVLGSAAWLGKDLQALDNWTSDFASGTGERRSFRLPDGSVLQLNTDSAADLAFDSKQRLIRLKRGEMMLTCANDTANAASRPLLVQTRHGLLEGFDGRFVVRQDPDCTRVSVSQGSVAVHAPGALQWFGAGQSLRLDAQGVSLLQQLDMDAGAWAEGLIVTRDMRLADFVAEVGRYRHGMLSCADDIADLRLSGVFRLEDTDKLLQLLPQTLPVKVSYRTRWWVRLERLA, from the coding sequence ATGAGCGCTCTGAATCCCGCGCCCCGGGTAGTCAAGCAAGCCATTCACTGGATGCTCAAACTGCGCGAGAACGGCAACAGCCCTCACCTGCTGCAACAGTGCGAACACTGGCGCGCGGCCCATCAGGAGCATGAGCTGGCCTGGCAACGGGTGCAGTCATTGCACCAGGAGTTGAACCTGCGTTCGCTGCCCGGTGCCAGTGTCGCCTTGCAGACGCTGGAGAACAGCAACCAGCGCCTGCATCGGCGCCAGGCACTGAAACTGCTCAGTGGCGTCGTGGTACTCGGCTCGGCCGCCTGGCTGGGCAAGGATCTCCAGGCGCTCGATAACTGGACGTCAGACTTTGCCAGCGGTACGGGTGAACGCCGCAGTTTCCGCCTGCCCGATGGCTCTGTGCTGCAGCTCAATACCGACAGCGCCGCCGACCTGGCCTTCGACAGCAAGCAGCGGCTGATCCGCCTCAAGCGCGGCGAAATGATGCTGACCTGCGCCAATGACACGGCCAATGCGGCCAGCCGTCCACTGCTGGTGCAAACACGCCACGGCCTGCTCGAAGGGTTCGATGGCCGCTTCGTGGTACGCCAGGACCCGGACTGCACACGGGTGAGCGTCAGCCAGGGCAGCGTCGCGGTGCATGCACCCGGCGCACTGCAATGGTTTGGCGCCGGCCAGTCACTGCGGCTCGATGCCCAAGGCGTCAGCCTGCTCCAGCAACTGGACATGGACGCCGGGGCCTGGGCCGAAGGCCTGATCGTGACCCGCGATATGCGCCTGGCCGATTTTGTCGCCGAGGTCGGCCGGTATCGACATGGCATGCTCAGTTGCGCCGATGACATTGCCGACCTGCGCCTGTCAGGGGTGTTCCGCCTGGAAGACACCGACAAACTGTTGCAACTGCTGCCACAGACGTTACCCGTCAAGGTCAGCTACCGGACACGCTGGTGGGTGCGCCTGGAACGGCTGGCCTGA
- a CDS encoding sigma-70 family RNA polymerase sigma factor, with product MSSQESVHSLYSHHHSWLNSWLRSKLGNAADAADLAQDTFVRLLQRSEQFELTAPRAFLRTIARGLVIDHWRREELHRAYLEALAHLPEAEVPSVETRELLLELLEGIAQMLDGLKPKVRRAFLLAQCEGLTHKEIAEQMGVSLRSVERYVADALYHCYLLRYESQD from the coding sequence ATGTCTTCTCAAGAGTCCGTGCATTCGCTTTACAGTCATCACCACAGTTGGTTGAACTCCTGGCTGCGCAGCAAGCTGGGGAATGCCGCCGATGCCGCAGACCTCGCCCAGGACACCTTCGTGCGCCTGTTGCAGCGCAGCGAGCAGTTTGAACTCACTGCCCCACGGGCCTTTCTGCGCACGATCGCCCGGGGCCTGGTGATTGATCATTGGCGCCGTGAAGAACTGCACCGGGCCTACCTTGAAGCCCTGGCGCATCTGCCGGAGGCTGAAGTCCCGTCGGTCGAGACCCGTGAACTGCTACTGGAGTTGCTCGAAGGCATCGCGCAGATGCTCGACGGACTCAAGCCCAAGGTCCGCCGGGCTTTTCTGCTCGCGCAGTGTGAAGGGCTGACCCACAAGGAGATCGCCGAGCAAATGGGCGTTTCCCTGCGCTCGGTCGAGCGTTATGTGGCCGATGCGCTGTATCACTGCTATCTGCTGCGTTATGAGTCGCAGGATTAA
- a CDS encoding CaiB/BaiF CoA transferase family protein codes for MGALSHLRVLDLSRVLAGPWSGQILADLGAEVIKVERPGSGDDTRAWGPPFLKDAYGENTSEAAYYLSANRNKRSVTIDFTQPEGQRLVRELAAKSDVVIENFKVGGLAAYGLDYESLKAINPQLIYCSITGFGQTGPYAKRAGYDFMIQGLGGLMSLTGRPEGDEGAGPVKVGVALTDILTGLYSTVAILAALAHRDHDGGGQHIDMALLDVQVACLANQAMNYLTTGNPPKRLGNAHPNIVPYQDFPTADGDFILTVGNDGQFRKFAEVAGQPQWADDPRFASNKQRVANRAELIPLIRQATVFKTTAEWVSQLEKAGVPCGPINDLAQMFADPQVKARGLAIEIPHPLAGVVPQVASPIRLSATPVEYRNAPPLLGEHTEQVLGEVLGMAAAEIGRLRGAGVL; via the coding sequence ATGGGCGCGCTATCTCATCTGCGGGTGCTGGATTTGTCGCGAGTGCTGGCCGGGCCGTGGTCCGGGCAGATCCTTGCCGACCTTGGAGCGGAAGTGATCAAGGTCGAGCGCCCGGGCAGCGGCGATGATACGCGTGCCTGGGGCCCACCCTTCCTCAAGGACGCCTACGGCGAGAACACCAGCGAAGCGGCCTATTACCTATCGGCCAACCGCAACAAGCGGTCGGTGACCATCGACTTCACGCAGCCTGAAGGCCAGCGTCTGGTGCGCGAGCTGGCGGCCAAGTCGGATGTGGTCATCGAGAACTTCAAAGTGGGCGGCCTGGCCGCGTACGGGCTGGATTATGAAAGCCTGAAGGCGATCAATCCGCAGCTTATCTATTGCTCGATCACGGGCTTCGGCCAGACCGGGCCGTATGCCAAGCGTGCAGGCTACGACTTCATGATCCAGGGGTTGGGTGGGCTGATGAGCCTTACCGGCCGCCCCGAGGGTGATGAAGGTGCTGGGCCGGTCAAGGTTGGTGTTGCACTGACCGATATTCTCACGGGCCTTTACTCGACCGTGGCGATCCTGGCCGCCCTCGCCCATCGAGACCATGATGGCGGTGGTCAGCATATCGACATGGCCTTGCTCGATGTGCAAGTGGCCTGCCTGGCCAATCAGGCGATGAACTACCTGACTACCGGCAACCCGCCCAAGCGGCTGGGCAATGCTCACCCCAATATCGTGCCTTACCAGGACTTCCCTACTGCCGACGGTGATTTCATCCTCACGGTGGGCAACGATGGCCAGTTCCGCAAGTTCGCCGAAGTGGCCGGGCAGCCGCAATGGGCGGATGACCCGCGCTTTGCTTCTAATAAGCAGCGCGTCGCCAATCGGGCCGAGTTGATTCCATTGATCCGCCAGGCAACGGTATTCAAAACCACCGCCGAATGGGTCTCTCAGCTGGAAAAGGCTGGCGTGCCGTGCGGGCCTATCAATGATCTGGCGCAGATGTTTGCCGATCCACAGGTGAAAGCCCGGGGACTGGCAATTGAAATCCCGCATCCCCTGGCCGGGGTTGTGCCGCAAGTGGCAAGTCCTATTCGGTTGTCCGCGACGCCGGTGGAGTATCGCAATGCGCCACCTCTGCTGGGGGAGCATACTGAGCAGGTCCTGGGTGAAGTGCTGGGGATGGCGGCCGCGGAGATCGGGCGGTTGCGTGGAGCGGGGGTGTTGTAA
- a CDS encoding GntR family transcriptional regulator, whose product MTDKSRPLSEILGGEQVPPHLARSVIEERLRSAILDGRLAPGHALRQQELATLFGVSRMPVREALRQLEAQSLLRVVAHKGAVVAPLIGEDAVDTYALRVILESEALRQSIPLLEPEDIALARSYIAQLENETRHAEIGRLNRLFHMSLYSKASNKKLLRLIEIELNEEERFLRFHLSSMGLGKLTQDDHNGLVDAANDRSVEDAIRILERHLNKAEITIKAYLNSRSAE is encoded by the coding sequence GTGACCGATAAATCCAGACCTCTGAGCGAAATACTGGGCGGCGAGCAAGTGCCTCCGCACCTGGCTCGTAGTGTGATTGAAGAGCGGTTGCGCAGCGCTATCCTCGATGGCCGCCTGGCACCTGGCCACGCCCTGCGCCAGCAGGAACTGGCCACCCTGTTCGGCGTCAGCCGGATGCCGGTGCGCGAAGCCCTGCGTCAGCTTGAAGCGCAGTCGCTGTTGCGGGTGGTGGCGCACAAGGGCGCCGTGGTCGCACCGCTGATTGGTGAAGATGCCGTGGACACCTACGCCCTGCGGGTGATCCTGGAGTCCGAAGCGCTACGCCAGTCGATCCCGCTGCTTGAGCCGGAAGACATTGCCCTGGCCCGCAGCTACATCGCGCAGTTGGAAAACGAAACCCGCCATGCCGAGATTGGCCGGCTCAATCGCCTGTTTCACATGAGCCTGTACAGCAAGGCCAGCAACAAGAAACTGCTGCGCCTGATTGAGATCGAACTGAACGAAGAGGAGCGCTTTCTGCGTTTTCACTTGTCTTCGATGGGCCTGGGCAAGCTGACCCAGGATGACCATAACGGCCTGGTGGACGCCGCCAACGACAGGTCGGTCGAGGACGCCATCCGTATTCTCGAGCGCCACTTGAACAAGGCTGAGATCACCATCAAGGCCTACCTCAACAGCCGATCTGCCGAATAA
- a CDS encoding acyl-CoA dehydrogenase — translation MAGKASFNWIDPLLLDQQLTEEERMVRDSAYQFAQDKLAPRVLEAFRHEQTDPAIFREMGEVGLLGATIPEQYGGSGLNYVCYGLIAREVERIDSGYRSMMSVQSSLVMVPINEFGNEATKQKYLPKLASGEWIGCFGLTEPDHGSDPGSMITRAKKVEGGYRLTGNKMWITNSPIADVFVVWAKDDAGDIRGFVLEKGWEGLSAPAIHGKVGLRASITGEIVMDNVFVPEENIFPEVRGLKGPFTCLNSARYGISWGALGAAEACWHTARQYTLDRKQFGRPLAANQLIQKKLADMQTEITLALQGCLRLGRMKDEGTAAVEITSIMKRNSCGKALDIARLARDMLGGNGISDEFGVARHLVNLEVVNTYEGTHDVHALILGRAQTGIQAFY, via the coding sequence ATGGCCGGTAAAGCAAGCTTCAACTGGATCGATCCGCTGTTGCTCGACCAACAGCTCACTGAAGAAGAGCGCATGGTGCGTGACAGCGCTTATCAGTTCGCCCAGGACAAGTTGGCCCCGCGCGTGCTGGAGGCTTTCCGTCACGAGCAGACTGATCCTGCGATCTTCCGTGAGATGGGCGAAGTCGGCCTGCTCGGCGCCACGATCCCTGAGCAATACGGCGGCAGCGGCCTGAACTATGTGTGCTACGGCTTGATCGCTCGTGAAGTGGAGCGCATCGACTCCGGCTACCGCTCGATGATGAGTGTGCAGTCCTCCCTGGTGATGGTGCCGATCAATGAGTTCGGCAATGAAGCCACCAAGCAGAAGTACCTGCCCAAGCTGGCCAGTGGTGAATGGATTGGTTGCTTCGGCCTGACCGAACCTGACCACGGCTCCGATCCTGGCTCGATGATCACCCGCGCGAAGAAGGTCGAAGGCGGCTATCGCCTGACCGGCAACAAGATGTGGATCACCAACAGCCCGATTGCAGATGTGTTCGTGGTCTGGGCCAAGGACGATGCTGGCGATATCCGCGGCTTTGTGCTGGAAAAGGGCTGGGAAGGTCTGAGCGCCCCGGCGATTCACGGCAAGGTCGGCCTGCGGGCTTCGATCACCGGTGAAATTGTCATGGACAACGTCTTTGTGCCGGAAGAGAACATCTTCCCTGAAGTGCGTGGCCTCAAAGGTCCGTTCACTTGCCTGAACTCTGCCCGTTACGGCATCTCCTGGGGTGCGCTGGGCGCCGCTGAGGCCTGCTGGCATACCGCTCGCCAGTACACCCTGGACCGTAAACAGTTTGGCCGCCCACTGGCCGCCAATCAGCTAATCCAGAAGAAGCTGGCTGACATGCAGACCGAGATTACCCTGGCTCTGCAAGGCTGCCTGCGCCTGGGGCGGATGAAGGATGAAGGCACTGCGGCGGTCGAAATCACTTCGATCATGAAGCGCAACTCCTGCGGCAAGGCGCTGGATATCGCTCGCCTGGCGCGTGACATGCTGGGTGGCAACGGCATCTCCGACGAGTTCGGTGTGGCCCGTCATCTGGTCAACCTGGAAGTGGTCAATACCTATGAAGGTACCCACGACGTGCATGCGCTGATCCTGGGTCGTGCGCAAACTGGCATCCAGGCCTTCTATTAA